One part of the Tunicatimonas pelagia genome encodes these proteins:
- the feoB gene encoding ferrous iron transport protein B has translation MSKPITDTLPPHTVSTERIALVGNPNAGKSSLFNLLTGLNQKVGNYPGVTVDKKVGTLHLPSGRSLQVVDLPGTYSIFPRSSDELVVADQLLNLKEESFQAIVVVVDATNLERNLLLCTQLIDLGLPIVLVLNMADLVQKRKISLNTEVLRRELGNIPIVQMNARRGEGLNTLKNKLDEVIDAPLGQFYDPHSAAAEAVSEVKYQLGCQNYYQAYLLLHYGDSLTFLSPAEKKLLQNCKDQFNFNAEALQVEETTQRYQQIDQIVAAAISTPEIGSSAFTEKLDQYVTHKVFGYLIFFGLLLLIFQAIFAWAAAPMDFIDLMFGKLGTWISETLPEGPLTDLLAEGIVPGIGGIVIFIPQIAILFAFITVLEESGYMARVVFMMDKLMRKVGLNGRSVVPLISGLACAIPAIMATRGIDDWKDRLITIFVTPFMSCSARLPVYVILIGLVVPEKTYLGVFNLAGLVLMGLYLLGFFMAISSAWVMKKLIRAKSQGFLIMELPAYRWPRWGNVGVTVLEKSRAFVFEAGKIILAVSIILWVLASYGPGDAMQQAEEQIIQLAQQDEALAESLDTRIESARLQESYAGQFGKWIEPVIRPLGYDWKIGIALITSFAAREVFVGTIATLYSIGDTDSESTIKSRLRNEINPETGGPRYTPAVAFSLLVFYAFAMQCMSTLAIVKQETRSWRWPLLQLLYMTIAAYVAALLVYQLMS, from the coding sequence ATGAGCAAGCCAATTACCGATACTCTCCCTCCGCATACGGTTAGTACGGAGCGAATCGCCCTAGTTGGCAATCCGAACGCAGGAAAGAGTAGCCTATTCAATCTGTTGACCGGGTTAAATCAGAAAGTGGGTAACTATCCGGGCGTTACTGTCGATAAGAAAGTCGGTACGCTGCATTTGCCGTCAGGGCGATCGTTGCAGGTAGTAGATCTACCCGGTACCTATAGTATCTTCCCCCGCTCGTCTGACGAGTTGGTGGTAGCCGATCAGTTGCTGAACCTAAAGGAAGAGTCTTTCCAGGCGATAGTAGTGGTGGTAGATGCAACCAATTTGGAGCGGAACTTACTGCTTTGTACTCAGTTAATAGATTTGGGTTTACCAATAGTATTGGTGCTCAATATGGCTGATCTGGTGCAAAAGCGCAAAATCAGTTTGAACACAGAGGTTCTTCGGCGAGAGCTAGGTAATATCCCTATTGTTCAAATGAACGCCCGCCGGGGTGAAGGGCTAAATACGCTGAAAAATAAGCTAGATGAAGTTATTGATGCGCCCCTCGGGCAGTTTTATGACCCTCATTCGGCAGCCGCCGAAGCAGTCTCGGAAGTTAAGTATCAACTTGGTTGCCAGAACTACTATCAGGCGTATTTGCTACTTCATTACGGCGACTCTTTAACTTTTCTATCGCCCGCCGAGAAAAAGTTGCTACAGAATTGTAAAGATCAGTTTAATTTTAACGCAGAGGCACTACAAGTAGAAGAAACCACCCAACGGTATCAGCAGATTGATCAGATCGTAGCAGCGGCGATTTCTACGCCGGAAATTGGCTCTTCGGCTTTCACCGAGAAGCTGGATCAATATGTTACCCATAAAGTATTTGGCTACCTCATCTTTTTTGGACTGTTGCTCCTCATTTTTCAGGCGATTTTTGCTTGGGCGGCGGCTCCCATGGACTTTATTGATTTAATGTTTGGTAAGCTGGGTACCTGGATTAGTGAAACGTTACCCGAAGGGCCGTTAACTGACTTACTAGCCGAAGGGATTGTGCCCGGTATTGGGGGTATTGTCATTTTTATTCCTCAAATAGCTATTCTCTTCGCATTTATTACGGTGCTAGAAGAGTCGGGCTACATGGCTCGGGTAGTATTTATGATGGATAAACTTATGCGAAAGGTGGGATTGAACGGAAGAAGCGTGGTTCCGCTCATTTCTGGTCTGGCGTGCGCTATTCCGGCGATTATGGCTACCCGGGGTATTGATGATTGGAAAGATCGCTTAATTACTATTTTTGTCACCCCGTTCATGAGCTGCTCAGCTCGTCTTCCGGTGTACGTTATTCTGATTGGGCTGGTCGTACCCGAGAAAACGTACTTAGGCGTATTTAACTTAGCGGGTTTGGTACTGATGGGATTGTATCTACTAGGCTTTTTTATGGCTATCTCTTCCGCTTGGGTAATGAAGAAGCTGATTCGAGCCAAAAGCCAAGGATTCTTAATTATGGAACTACCGGCCTACCGCTGGCCTCGCTGGGGAAATGTAGGGGTTACAGTGCTAGAAAAATCGAGAGCGTTTGTGTTTGAAGCTGGAAAAATTATTCTCGCCGTATCGATAATACTGTGGGTGCTAGCTTCCTACGGTCCCGGTGATGCTATGCAGCAGGCGGAAGAGCAAATAATTCAACTAGCGCAGCAAGATGAAGCGTTGGCAGAGTCACTAGACACAAGAATTGAGAGTGCGCGCTTGCAAGAATCTTACGCCGGGCAGTTCGGCAAGTGGATTGAACCAGTTATTCGTCCGCTGGGCTACGATTGGAAAATTGGTATTGCGCTAATCACCTCCTTTGCGGCTCGGGAAGTGTTTGTTGGAACAATTGCTACGCTGTACAGCATTGGCGATACTGATAGCGAAAGCACCATTAAAAGCCGTTTACGCAACGAGATAAATCCCGAAACGGGTGGGCCGAGGTATACTCCGGCGGTAGCTTTTTCGTTACTGGTTTTTTATGCTTTTGCTATGCAGTGTATGAGTACCTTAGCCATTGTAAAGCAGGAAACCCGAAGTTGGCGATGGCCATTGTTACAACTGCTGTATATGACAATTGCTGCCTACGTAGCAGCATTGCTCGTATATCAGCTAATGTCTTAA